GAGCGAGGTGGACATGTTGGACATCAGAACTTGCTTCAAAAAGAAATATGGAGCATCTCTTTACACCACCATCCAGGTACTGAAGTTATTATCAACCTTCTCAATGCTTCTGTTTCTCAAAACATGTTCTTAAGAGCTCCAAACCATTAGaagaaatacatatatttctcTAAGACGTCCATTCTGTTCACAGTTTCCCCCTGATGCTTTAAAAATGCCCGTCTCTCCCTCTGCACGATTTAAAACAGAAGATGGGTGTGCTACCATTCTGCTGCTAATACACCATTCATGTCAGTGTGTTGATGGAGTAAAGATTAGTCATTTAGTTTAAATGCCTTGTGCAGCGTGATGAGACTGAGATGAGATGCTATTCACACGAGCTGAAGAGAAATTAGTCAACCATCCCGGGGCCAGATGTTCCTGCGGTGAAGAGTTATTGCCATCCTCCGGTAGAAGCAGCAAAGACCAAAAACATAGtgtcctttttcattttattatagcAATTATTACTTCAAGTATTACTTCCTTTTTTCACAAGTAGTCATATTTGATAGATGTATTATTCCCAATGATGTTATGATTTCCGACTAATCTCACTGCTAATACTTTAAATTGTCAATCACAGGTGTAACTAATAACTATGgctgcatttcatttatatttcacaacCATGGTGCAATGCATGATGGTTTTTCTGCAATTGCGTGCTGGCTCTTTGAAATGACTCATAATTAATGCATTAGTTTCACCTGTGCTTCTCATGCTGTAAGGTGTTCATGTTATGAAGGAGGAACCATAATAACACATATCCTATTTgttaaaagctgtaaaataaactcACTTTGCCAAGTACCAGAAAAAGCAAACTTATAGCAGCCACATACTGTCATTTGGGATAATTGAACCAACATTTGTAATAGATTTATGGCTTTCTTCATCAATGCTACAACCTAACATCTAACATGACATgcagaataatacaaaatgtctACTTTGAAAATCCTTGTTTTCACCAATTCCTGCATCCTCACACTCCACACACTTGACTGCCCGCTTCTTTACCGATACAGCTAGCTCAAAGAAAGAAACCAATCTCCTTCTATTCATAATTATGTTGAATAATTCACAACAATATTACCAGCTGCTATAAAAACCAGTCCACGCCACATCATGTAgggtttgtgggagagaaactccttctgtaCGGTACTTTgtgatttcagcctttgcacaccatttacatgcacaaaaaactatataagacactacaggaaagggaaaaccctaaaaagtaTAATATGCAATAGCATGCTCAGTATAATATAAACTGAGCATGCCAATAGAAGCTGCGTCGTGTAATTTGAAGGGCAATGGCTCGGAGATTTGTGacaaaaacatcattcattATATTTGACAGCCACCTTTGTGAAAAGCAACAATGACAATGGGAGAGTTTTGAGATTCAGTGTCTGTgtcaaggacactttgacatgtggggaggaggagcagaCGCTCCAAACACCTGAGCCACaaacgcccacacacacacacaaagcgaCATTGTGGCATACAGGTGTCATTGGAGAAAAAACACCAAAAggccattttcaaaataaaatatccattatataaaataaaataaatacctttaaTAACATTGACTTTATGTTTGGGAAATGATTTGAGTTACAGCAGcctgtttacaaaataaaataaaacatgaaaaaatatataatatcacaaaaatattaacattagaaagataaatatatatagaatacacatcataaaataaacaaaataggtaaaaataaactgtaatagGCCAACATGTTAGTCATTATTAGGATACTACATTATTGTATCTTTATTGAACTAGTATCATGCATAATAAACAAATGTCCAGATTATAGCTAaagctaatttccatctgcagtccctgaAAACCTTATTTACATACATTACACAGGTGCCAAAAGCTCAAATTAGATGGAAAGAAACGTGTGATATGTCTATCCTGAGTTGATTTAGTAAGTTGAGAGTACCCTTCAGAACTTTATAACATGCACAATAAtgtagtgtgtgttgtttttgcaggaGGACACAGCTGGGGACTACCAGAAGGCTTTACTGTACCTCTGTGGTGGGAATGATTAAtggtgtttgagtgtgtttagCAGCACTGAATGATGAGCTGCTGCGGGACACAGATCCACATGTGATGAGGTTATTGACCTGGAGTGGTTGATTCTGTCTGACTTTGGCTTGCTATTGATTGAGTTAGTGTGAGAAACCCCCTTGACGTTTTTTGAATTGTGACAAAATACCTCTGCAAGAACTGCAGTTAAAGTGTTGTATCTGCTTTTGGTTTAACACATACACCGAAAACAGCTCAATGTCGAGTacaggttttgtttttagtGTAGTCAATAAAGGTAGCtatgttgaaaaatataaatatttgctTATTTTCTAAACTTTTCCTCCTGTTTTGAATACAATTGTTCACACAGCTGTTTCTAATACTCACAGCGTGTGTAAAATGcagcttaaaaaacacaagacgGCTGCTGAATTATTAAACGGGACATTTCCACAGCTCTCCTGCTTTCATTCATTACAAATGAACCGCTGACTTGGATTACAATATCGATGTCAGTGATCAATAAATAATGTGACACTATTGGACATTTGTTGACCAAAGACATCCACGACCTTGATGTCTTTCTGCATGAAAAGGActaatgtaaaacaaattgGGTCTTAAGATCAATAGCTTTTTGTTGGAGTTGAACCACAGGGTGGCAGCAAAGTCTGAATTGAACTCACTCTTTTCATTCTCAGAGACTAAAGACTATTAAATACCACTAAATGTAATccgcttttactttgaaaatcaCATTTGATCTGTATGTTGTCTCCCTTAATGTCATGTTGTGCTATTTAGAAAAAAACTAGGTTTTACAAAGTTCCCGTTAACCAAACACTATATTTTAATAGCTTCAGAGctcacattgtttttaaatactttttatatagaagatacaataaacaataattaaGAACCCCTGTTGTCAGGACAAAAAAATGGTCCTGACAACAGGGGTTCTTAATTGTAAGACCTTAAATAAGGAGCTATTATTTGATCTATTTATTGTCTTTGAATCGAGTGGGATGAATACACTACATCAGTTTCCCTTCAAAACAGGGTGATTCTTAAGTGAGTGAAAACAGAAAGTGTATTTACCTACCACACTCTTACAGAATATAGAAATATATGCCCTTATAATGACTCAAACACAGGCCTATATGTCAGAAAAATGAACCTGTGGTTATTTATAGACGTCTCTCTGTGATTTACAAGCCTCTCATTATGTTCATTAAATCTTTGCATGCCAGACGTTGTGTTCTGAATTCACAAACCACCTGAAGGTTCAATTTGGAAAACGTTTTCATGTGTTGTCATGTTTTTCCCCCAGAGGTTCATGTGCCCTTTTGCAGACATGTATTCCCTCAGATTTAACTGCAAACTGATGTTACCTTTACTCTGTAGTTAAAGGCATTCTGGTAAGGAGCTTTTTATTGCAGCCAAGcccctgtgtgtttttatttcagacatcATGAGGCACAACTTGAGGATGGTGTTTTGCAATTAATGTATGTATATGGCAAAATTGGCAAAACAAgtattctgaaatgtatttaaaccaAATTGCAATCCAGCAAAACAAGGAGAAAGACATATGCTGATAATAAACAGTCTTAATAAAAGGCAAACTAACTTTTATATGTGCTTTTAATGTGTCTATTTATAAAGGACTACCATAAACGTCATCAACATTGATACGGAAAAAAACCCTTCATGAATATGTAAGTTTTAATTTATGTATGTGGCATTTATGCAATCAGATAATGAAGTTCAGTAGTGTCTGTTGGCTGTTGATAGCTATAATTGAAATTAGCCTTACCTGCTGAGTCAAAGCATTCCGGTATTTAATGCTCCCTGATTGGACACATTCCGGTAATTGTTAATGAGCAACTTTATCAGAACCAAGTACAGcttataaagtgtttatttgttcaTGCAGAAATTGCTATCCTTCTAATTgaatctaaaaataataacaatggaTATTGCCTGATGTTATTTATAGCTTAATTTGCTTTTAGTGGGTCCAATATTCAGGATCTCAATGGTGCTGTATTTCAAATTCACTATAATAAGTCTACAATATTGCTGGTTGGTACAGTTGTTTAATCGATTGGGATGACTCAGTGTTTATGTTGCCAGCAACTGTCTTTCATAAATCACTTTATGGTCTGTGCTGCATCAATGCTCATTTCCACTGCAGGAAGATGCTGTAATCCAGCCTCCAGAGTCACATTTCATTTACCAATAGAGGGATAAAGATGAAGCAGTATCCCTGTTACTGAGTTTAGAATGGTTATATAACTTTGTAAACTATAAAAATAGGTCAAtataacaaaaggaaaaaactaaatccaACAGTCCCTTCAATCTTGAACTGTAGTGGactattttttcttcttaaacCCCTacgaaaaatgtaaaaagtatatactttaaataaatattgagtgGTCTTAGCCAGTTTTGGGATATTCCTCCACAATTTTGCAACATATagacaatacaaaaacataggCAATTGCTTCTACTCTTCCGCATTAAATAATctaattgataaaaacatattaaGTTTTATTAAAAGATTTGAGGTGATTTTCTGCTCTCTTCTGGTTGCTCGGTCTTTAGCAGCCGCCAGCCTCACACACTTATCAGTCTCATGTCACGCTAACAATGAAGCCTAATATTTGTGGTGTTTCATTAATTCTCTTCAGTGTGTAATCTTGGCTCCAACCAGATTAAAGATCTTTATGAACCAAATGCCCTTTCACTCTCATACAAAGCATTCACAGTCAGCTTGGttgtacacacatacaaatcTCCTTAATGTCAGTAGTGCCTAGGGGTGTGTTAACCAAGGCCAACCTttctcagccaatcaggagccaCAGGCAGTCAGGCCACCAACATCACCAGAGGAAGGATGCTTTGACCAAAAATAGGGCATGAAGAGGTTTATAGTGGTCTTACATTGCAAAACTTGAAAGAATAGCTAACAACAATGCAGAGGATATAAAAGCAACAATTACACGACACTGCACTTATTCACAGAGGGGTTTCCATGATTTGTGGTCCTTAAGCgctctttaaaaacaggaacagcTGCTCATGTTAATCAATGTGAATTGCCCCTTCTTCagtaagaaaaaataaatagaaatacaaacacattttaggtACATACATTTTAGGATCAAatatctacatttatttagttgtagTTGTTTCTTAAAATGGTCACCTGCATTCACCTGCAGTGGCTGCATAATAACTTTAATAGTTTTAGAGAATTTAATAAACACGTTTAAATCTCAATGCAGTAACCATGCTTCACCAACTGCAGAAACTAACGTACAAAACATACATACTTATATATTGCTAcagttatttatgtttatataaattaGACAAGTAGCTAATAGTTTTTAAAGTTATTAgcttttaaattgtgtgttaAATGCGTTTACAACTAAAACGTCAAACGTCAAGTCCTCTCCGTAGTTGATTCGATATTGAGCATGCGCAGAGCTGACTGACTAGTGCAACGCTGAATTCTGATTGGTTATCAGTTAAGGCCAGACGTTGGTGTTTCCTTTAAAGCGGATAGTAACGGAGGTCACAGGAGTATCTTCTACAACACGTTTTAAGtcttttaaagatatattttaggTCAAACCCTGCCGTGGGACTTTGTCCTATATAAACCAAACTTCTGGTAAAAATAACAAGATTTAACGTGTCAGTGTCTCTCCAGGACGAATTAGCTAATTGCTGGCTTGCAAGTGATGCTAGCATAGCATTAGCATTGCTTCCCGTGGGTTTGACTCGAGAGGATGTTACTGTACCTGGTcaagaaaaacactttcaggACCTGAGACACCTTTTATGAGAGGATTACCAAACATGACAACAGAAGGAAAACGCAGTGAAAGTTTCGTTTCTTccacataaacaaatacaacacacattCAACTGAAATGGAGCAGTTTTATAGCAActggaggagaacaggtgagtgCTTATTCGGGTTATCACCTGTGTTAATGTAACCAAGTATATTTATTCAAGTAGTGTGCTTAAGTACAACCATAAGATACTTGgactttgttttagtttttttatattatgcTTCTACTGCTTGtaatcaagttttttttaacgGTGTCATTTGCAAGTAAATCCTTCCTTCTTTTATTGTCAGTGtaattcttcttttttaaatgccacTGTATGAATGACTCAGTTTTATCCTCTTCCTGAGGCATGCAGTATGTGGACAGTCTCACTGTAGTGGGTCTGATGCATTCAAATGATTGAATAGTAAATCACTTTAGTACAATTGTATTCCCATTACCCTAATTATGTAGTTTTTTCCTCGGTTTGCTTGTGTTTGAAAAGGAAAGTCGGTCCCTAATGTTAAATGATTTCAACAGCTTTGAACACTGCTTTCAGTTCtgttaaaataacaatacattataggttttctggcttttttttctgGGAGTTTTATTTACTGATTGTGTGCTTTGCCTCACATTTTACAAGTTGACCCACAGAATGAAAGTCTTGTGTTTTCAGTTGCAGCTGGTGCACACAATTCTTGCTTGAAAACTAATTCCTTTACTTCCTCACATTCCTGCAGTTATTCTGTGACTGTCCCTCTAATTTACTTTTGGTTGCAGCCACATTGCTGCCTCATTTCACCATTAAGGGATTGTATACATGGCCCAGAATGCAACCTGCTGAGAGACTTTGAATTTGATGGATTTCCACTGTTGGCAGTGCATTATGTTACAGCAGGAGATGAAGCTAAAATCATGAAGGATAATGAGTCATTCCCCTTTCTCGAATCACAGCATGTCCCCGAGGCTGCTCTCTTCTGGTCTGTTGGAGCTGCTTCGGTGGAGAAAGTATGTCTGCCTCTTACCTAAACATGTCTCTCTGTGATCTCTGAACATGTGTTCTGACACTTCGTGTCCATGATTTAGTGAAATCCTGATCTGATATCACATTTTGTTCTTCAGGGTTAGTTTTCTTGTTGTTTCTTGCCCTAATTTTCCAAACCGAGGATTTGAATAGGCTGAATATAAATGGGATCAATTTTATTCTGAAGGGTAACTCAATTTTAGCTGGTGAGGGACAAGAGAGTATTGCTATTCTACGTTTTTCTGAGGTTACAAACGAGTCTAATAGTAAAAATAAGATTAAGTCACAGAACACAATGGTTCTGTTATAATTGCCAAACATAATGTCTCTAATTTGCCAAATCTCTATTGTTATTATCAAAATCTAATCCAAAAACCTGCTGCCCTTTGACCTTGATTTTGCAAGTTGAGCATGTGTGGATTCAGAGGCTTGTCAGTGCCAAAGTATGCAGGCAACGGCTTTCTAAAAAACCTCACTCCCTCTGGTTAAATTACTGTGTAAATACCCAACATGCTCAAACTTCTAATCTCCCAGCTATGCTTTCAGCAGGACTCTGCCAACGCATttggaaaagagagaaaaaagcttAGCAATTTAAGAAGCCCGAGTCGAAATGAAATCGGTATGATGTGAAACAAATGTTTGCAATTAGATTAAAAGTTATCATGATAGTTTTTATTGTTCATTAAACTGGTGATTATTTTGTAGATTAATTAACAGTTtggttttcaaaatgtcctaaaatgaatgaaatgtccATTAAAACATCTTTCAGCCCAAAAaccaaagatattcactttaatatgatataaaacaaagacacacattaaacctcCACATTTGAGAGGCTCAGAACAGCATTGCTTTGTAATTTCGCACTAATTGTTGCAACTGCAAAGCACAAGATGAGGCTGTCTTGACTAAGGTCTTTTGAATGAAGGATGCAATTAGTATGATGGAAAGGAAAttcctttaaaatgaaattacatACAAGTCAGATGTTTAGAAACATAATTTGTGAAAGTAATCAGAACTGTAGATTTTGCCCAAATCCAAatcacagaacaaacattagAGAATAGatagaaacatgtttattgagGTGTAGGATTAACATTAACAATGTGGTTAAGTCTATACAAGCAGCAACTTTCTATAAAGAATCTTTAATAGAGACAAGTCTTAATGTGATGGCATATATAGCTGATTCTATTTTAGTTCCTCACTTCTTCTGTCTCAGCAATCAATATCCTGCACCATAGTGAAAAAGAATGTGCAAAAACTCGACCAGGAGTCGCTGCAGTGCTCCTCAGCCAGCTTCTTGTGACGGGGTTGACAGGATTTGACAGCTTTGGGTTCAGGCAGTGGATCTGATGGCTCGTCAGTCTTCCTCGGAGTGTTATGGAGTCTGAAATGAGCCTCTCTGGGAGCTCGTTTGCACAAACCTGTCCTGATCAATGTACTGCTGTCCTTGCACAGAGTCTTCTGCTTCTTCAGTGACCTGGCGATCTGCCTCCAGTAAAGTTTGGCATTTGAAACGTACTGTGGACAGACGGTCGGATTGGCAACATATTCACAGCTGAAGCTCCTGCCCCCCTTCTTGCAGCTGACCCCGAGGATGAAGACCTCCTCACCTGTTGCGGCCCAGGTGCACTCGGACTTGTCTTTGGTGACCATTTTTCCCTTGATGGGCTGTGCAGAGACAGATTTGTTTTGGCGGCTCACTTTCAGCCCTGGCTTGTCCTTGTGTTGTCCTCGGCCTGTTTCTCTTCCCCGCCGTCCATGGCTTTTCTGGCAGCTGCTCAACATCAGCTGATGGGAAATACAAGCCAAGACCAGCAGGATGGCAACATTGGTGAGGAGAGCCATGAAAGCAGCACAAAAAATCCTGCAGGATGATAAAT
The DNA window shown above is from Eleginops maclovinus isolate JMC-PN-2008 ecotype Puerto Natales chromosome 23, JC_Emac_rtc_rv5, whole genome shotgun sequence and carries:
- the fgfbp1a gene encoding fibroblast growth factor-binding protein 1, yielding MALLTNVAILLVLACISHQLMLSSCQKSHGRRGRETGRGQHKDKPGLKVSRQNKSVSAQPIKGKMVTKDKSECTWAATGEEVFILGVSCKKGGRSFSCEYVANPTVCPQYVSNAKLYWRQIARSLKKQKTLCKDSSTLIRTGLCKRAPREAHFRLHNTPRKTDEPSDPLPEPKAVKSCQPRHKKLAEEHCSDSWSSFCTFFFTMVQDIDC